In Pseudomonadota bacterium, a single window of DNA contains:
- a CDS encoding glycosyltransferase family 4 protein, with translation MMTNIKVTHFNTHDIEGGAARAVFRLHTGLLSQGLDSKVFVLNKHSDDSHVIQFNYKVPEKLTTRLRQFLFFRQILWDFSKYKRSRPHGLEPFSDDRTVFKEYITDQMPVSDIVNLHWIGDFISIADFFRLYQKPVVWTLHDMNAFTGGCHYTINCDRFTAECGHCPQLGSSRQNDLSRQVWHRKKNAYSRIKANNLHIVTLCNWMGKEVARSPLMKDFPLSIIPNGIDHHVFKPRDKNLARTLLGIDVTAKVIFFIAESVTNERKGLSFLLNSLALLQKDKSIVLISAGKGKPDIPSSISHIHVGNISNDIILSHLYSAADVFVIPSLQDNLPNTVLEAMACGSPVVGFDTGGIPDMVRPGETGYLAPVSDVGALGEAISCMLSDSQKRAAMSKKCRETVENEYTLEIQARRYKSLYNRLYKENVETKKY, from the coding sequence ATGATGACAAATATAAAAGTAACTCATTTCAATACACATGATATTGAAGGTGGCGCTGCCCGAGCGGTGTTCAGGCTCCACACTGGTTTATTATCTCAAGGCCTTGACTCAAAAGTGTTTGTACTGAACAAACACAGCGATGATTCACATGTTATTCAATTCAACTATAAGGTCCCGGAAAAGCTCACGACACGCCTCAGACAATTTCTTTTTTTCAGACAGATTCTTTGGGATTTTTCAAAATATAAGAGATCAAGACCTCATGGGTTGGAACCCTTTAGCGATGATCGAACAGTCTTCAAAGAGTACATCACGGACCAGATGCCGGTGTCTGATATTGTCAATCTGCACTGGATTGGAGATTTTATCAGCATTGCCGATTTTTTTCGACTGTATCAAAAACCTGTCGTCTGGACCCTGCACGATATGAATGCCTTCACGGGCGGATGTCATTACACCATCAACTGCGATAGATTCACAGCGGAATGCGGGCACTGCCCGCAATTGGGTTCTTCCCGGCAAAATGATTTATCACGTCAGGTATGGCACAGAAAGAAAAATGCATACTCCCGAATTAAAGCAAACAACCTGCACATTGTCACTCTTTGTAACTGGATGGGAAAGGAGGTTGCCCGAAGCCCTCTTATGAAGGACTTCCCTCTTTCAATTATTCCCAACGGCATTGATCATCACGTTTTCAAGCCTAGAGACAAGAACCTGGCACGCACCCTGCTCGGTATTGACGTAACAGCAAAGGTCATTTTTTTTATTGCTGAATCTGTTACGAATGAAAGGAAGGGCCTCTCTTTCTTGTTAAATTCCCTGGCTTTGTTGCAAAAAGATAAAAGCATCGTATTAATTTCTGCCGGCAAGGGCAAACCAGACATCCCTTCCTCAATATCGCATATTCATGTCGGCAACATCAGTAATGATATTATTTTATCCCATCTCTACAGTGCCGCAGATGTTTTTGTTATCCCCTCATTGCAGGACAATTTACCCAATACTGTTCTCGAAGCCATGGCATGCGGTTCGCCGGTAGTAGGTTTTGATACTGGAGGAATTCCGGACATGGTCCGCCCCGGCGAGACTGGTTACCTGGCTCCCGTTTCTGATGTGGGGGCTCTTGGTGAAGCTATCTCCTGCATGTTGTCCGACTCTCAAAAACGTGCCGCCATGTCAAAAAAATGCCGAGAAACAGTGGAGAATGAGTACACCTTGGAAATTCAGGCACGGAGATATAAGTCTCTGTATAATCGCCTGTACAAGGAAAATGTTGAAACAAAGAAGTACTGA
- a CDS encoding nucleotide sugar dehydrogenase, producing MTNHPHLAGLAKKISNQSLTLGIIGLGYVGLPLSLTFLRKGVKVIGFDLDQTKIAKLAAGKSYIKHIPSTELAEHVTSGRFSATNDFSRLNEPDGLLICVPTPLTASREPNLEFIKDTGKTISKALRPGQLIILESTTYPGTTVEVLQPILEKSGRKAGVDFALAFSPEREDPGNPDFGTADIAKVVGGIDPASLQLASDLYRIVMTRVVPVSSTQAAELTKLLENIFRSVNIALVNEMKILCLRMGIDIFEVINAAATKPFGYMPFYPGPGLGGHCIPIDPFYLTSKAREYDIPTKFIELAGEINTAMPNFVVQRVMDALNEHGKALKGARVLILGAAYKKDVDDDRESPSYKLMEILQNKGAVISYNDPHIPKLRATRKYNFNLTSTALSAENIIGADCVLVATNHSAYDYNFIFDHARLIVDTRNVFAGKETGNKLFVA from the coding sequence ATGACCAATCATCCCCATCTTGCCGGATTAGCCAAGAAAATATCCAATCAATCCCTGACCCTTGGAATTATTGGCCTTGGCTATGTTGGACTGCCATTGAGTCTTACTTTTCTACGAAAAGGGGTAAAGGTCATCGGTTTTGATCTGGACCAGACCAAAATCGCTAAACTCGCAGCAGGTAAAAGCTACATAAAACACATCCCCTCAACCGAACTGGCAGAGCACGTTACTTCCGGCAGATTTTCCGCCACCAACGATTTCAGCAGACTGAATGAACCTGACGGCCTCCTGATTTGCGTGCCGACACCGCTCACCGCCAGCCGTGAGCCTAATCTTGAATTTATTAAAGATACCGGGAAGACAATTTCCAAAGCCCTTCGCCCGGGGCAACTGATAATTTTGGAATCCACCACCTACCCGGGAACAACCGTTGAAGTCCTCCAGCCAATCCTCGAAAAAAGCGGGCGGAAAGCAGGTGTTGATTTCGCCCTGGCCTTTTCGCCGGAAAGAGAAGACCCCGGCAACCCTGATTTCGGCACTGCTGATATCGCCAAGGTTGTCGGTGGCATCGACCCCGCTTCTCTTCAACTGGCCAGCGATCTATACAGGATTGTCATGACCAGAGTGGTCCCCGTCTCTTCCACACAAGCCGCAGAACTCACCAAGCTTCTGGAGAATATCTTCCGTAGCGTCAACATAGCATTGGTGAATGAGATGAAAATACTGTGCCTGCGAATGGGAATCGATATTTTCGAAGTAATAAATGCTGCAGCAACCAAGCCCTTCGGCTACATGCCCTTTTACCCTGGGCCCGGACTCGGAGGCCACTGCATTCCAATCGACCCATTCTATCTCACCTCCAAAGCACGGGAGTATGATATCCCGACCAAATTTATCGAACTTGCAGGCGAAATCAACACCGCTATGCCGAACTTCGTGGTACAGCGGGTTATGGATGCATTGAACGAACACGGCAAGGCCCTGAAAGGGGCAAGAGTCCTGATCCTCGGTGCAGCATACAAAAAAGATGTTGATGATGATCGGGAATCGCCATCTTACAAGCTGATGGAGATTCTGCAAAATAAAGGTGCGGTCATCAGCTATAACGACCCACACATCCCCAAACTCCGTGCCACTCGTAAATACAATTTCAATTTGACCAGCACGGCTCTTTCTGCCGAAAACATTATCGGTGCCGATTGTGTATTGGTTGCTACCAACCACTCCGCATACGACTACAACTTTATCTTTGATCACGCTCGCCTGATCGTTGACACCCGAAATGTCTTTGCCGGCAAGGAAACCGGCAACAAACTCTTTGTGGCCTGA
- the galE gene encoding UDP-glucose 4-epimerase GalE encodes MKVLVTGGAGYIGSHTCLELLAEGHEVVVVDNLVNSSEESLKRVQEINGQVLEFHQIDLNDKPALTDILADSGINTVIHFAGLKAVGESVQIPLRYYQNNLSTTLVLCEVMAATGIKNIVFSSSATVYGDPASLPITEDFPVSVTNPYGRCKLMIEEILRDLNIADPSLNVALLRYFNPVGAHKSGRIGENPKGIPNNLMPFISQVAVGKLQELLVFGNDYPTPDGTGVRDYVHVVDLARGHLKALEKLQENPGVITYNLGTGRGYSVLEMVHAFAKTSGCEIPYRIVPRRAGDVASVYGDSSLAKKELGWQAELGLDEMCADTWRWQSKNPDGYSS; translated from the coding sequence ATGAAAGTACTGGTTACCGGTGGAGCCGGATATATCGGCAGCCACACCTGCCTTGAACTCCTTGCAGAGGGACACGAGGTTGTAGTTGTCGACAACCTCGTCAACTCCAGTGAGGAATCATTAAAAAGGGTCCAGGAAATTAACGGTCAAGTGTTGGAGTTTCACCAGATTGATCTCAATGACAAACCTGCCCTAACAGATATCCTCGCCGACTCAGGAATCAACACGGTTATTCACTTCGCAGGTCTGAAAGCAGTCGGGGAGTCAGTTCAAATCCCCCTACGCTATTACCAGAACAACCTCTCGACCACTTTGGTTCTCTGCGAAGTAATGGCTGCAACCGGAATCAAGAATATTGTTTTCAGTTCTTCTGCCACAGTATATGGTGATCCGGCATCTCTCCCGATCACCGAGGATTTCCCAGTCTCAGTTACCAACCCATACGGCCGCTGCAAGCTGATGATAGAAGAGATTCTTCGCGACCTCAATATTGCCGACCCGTCCCTCAACGTGGCCTTGCTCAGATATTTCAACCCGGTGGGCGCCCACAAAAGTGGCAGGATAGGCGAAAATCCAAAGGGTATCCCTAATAATCTCATGCCGTTTATCAGTCAGGTCGCGGTTGGCAAACTGCAGGAATTGCTGGTCTTCGGCAACGACTACCCAACCCCGGATGGCACTGGTGTCCGGGATTATGTCCATGTGGTTGATCTTGCCCGAGGCCATTTAAAAGCCTTGGAAAAGCTCCAGGAAAATCCCGGGGTGATCACTTACAATCTGGGAACCGGGCGTGGATATTCAGTCCTTGAAATGGTTCATGCATTTGCCAAAACATCCGGCTGCGAAATTCCTTACCGTATCGTGCCGCGCCGGGCTGGTGATGTCGCCAGTGTTTATGGAGACTCAAGCCTTGCCAAAAAAGAACTCGGCTGGCAAGCGGAACTGGGCCTTGATGAAATGTGTGCAGACACCTGGCGGTGGCAATCAAAAAATCCCGATGGGTACTCATCTTGA
- the gmd gene encoding GDP-mannose 4,6-dehydratase: MAKKTALITGVTGQDGAYLAEFLLDKGYEVHGLKRRTSLFNTDRIDHLYQDPHEKNKRFFLHHGDLTDSSSLIHIIAKIQPDEIYNLAAQSHVAVSFEEPEYTANSDALGALRLLEAIRILGLAGKTKFYQASTSELFGKVQEIPQTEKTPFYPRSPYAVAKLYSYWIVINYREAYNIFACNGILFNHESPVRGETFVTRKITRALARISLGLQDCVYLGNLDAKRDWGHARDYVEMQWLMLQQEKPDDFVIASGKQYSVREFVDHAAKEIGITLSWQGKGVDEIGTITALDQKRTPDANGRTPRVGDVIVRVDKRYFRPTEVETLLGDPSKAKKKLGWETKTTFAELVKEMIEADLETAKKDELCKTHGFKTMDFHE, encoded by the coding sequence ATGGCGAAAAAAACGGCGTTAATCACCGGAGTCACCGGCCAGGACGGGGCATATCTTGCCGAATTCCTGCTGGACAAGGGATATGAGGTGCATGGCCTGAAGCGCCGGACGTCTCTGTTCAACACCGACCGGATCGATCATCTCTACCAGGACCCGCATGAGAAAAACAAAAGATTCTTTCTCCATCATGGAGACCTGACCGACTCTTCCAGCCTGATCCATATTATCGCAAAAATCCAGCCGGACGAGATATACAACCTGGCCGCCCAGTCCCATGTTGCCGTTTCCTTTGAAGAGCCTGAATACACGGCCAACTCCGATGCATTAGGCGCCTTACGCCTGCTGGAAGCGATCCGAATCCTCGGCCTGGCCGGCAAAACGAAATTCTATCAGGCCTCCACTTCCGAGCTGTTCGGAAAGGTGCAGGAGATTCCCCAAACCGAAAAGACCCCTTTTTATCCCCGCTCGCCTTACGCAGTTGCCAAACTCTATTCATACTGGATCGTTATCAACTACCGTGAGGCATACAATATTTTTGCCTGCAATGGCATTCTCTTCAACCATGAATCACCGGTCCGGGGCGAAACCTTTGTAACCCGCAAGATCACCCGCGCCCTGGCACGAATCAGCCTGGGCCTGCAGGACTGCGTTTACCTGGGAAACCTGGATGCAAAAAGAGACTGGGGCCACGCCAGGGATTATGTTGAGATGCAGTGGCTGATGCTCCAGCAGGAAAAACCTGATGATTTTGTAATCGCCTCCGGGAAACAGTACTCGGTCAGAGAGTTTGTCGATCATGCGGCAAAAGAGATCGGCATCACTTTAAGCTGGCAGGGAAAAGGAGTTGACGAAATCGGAACCATCACCGCTCTTGATCAAAAAAGAACGCCCGATGCAAACGGCAGAACCCCTCGCGTTGGAGATGTGATTGTCCGGGTTGACAAACGTTACTTCCGGCCGACCGAAGTTGAAACGTTACTGGGCGATCCTTCCAAGGCCAAAAAAAAGCTGGGCTGGGAAACAAAAACAACGTTTGCGGAGCTGGTGAAGGAAATGATCGAGGCGGACCTGGAAACCGCCAAAAAAGATGAGCTCTGCAAAACTCACGGTTTTAAAACCATGGATTTTCATGAGTAA
- a CDS encoding GDP-L-fucose synthase — protein MSYHTKYSLPLSVNAKIYVAGHRGLVGSAMVRELEKNGFSNLITRTRSELDLLNQEQVDTFFAEIRPEFVIDAAAKVGGIYANNTYPADFIYENLKIQNNIIHASHVNNVNRLLFLGSSCIYPKLAPQPMKEEYLLTGPLEATNDAYALAKIAGIKMCESYNRQYHTRFLSVMPTNLYGPGDNFDLENSHVLPALIRKFHEAKISGEKTVTVWGTGKARREFLHVDDMARGCIHLLGLEEEKFTELITHLKPTIINLGTGKDTTIRDLAETVQKVVGFQGEIVFDPGKPDGTPQKLLDISRISALGWQPEIPLEQGIKSTYEWFLASPELRL, from the coding sequence ATGTCATATCATACAAAATACTCTTTGCCCCTCTCAGTGAATGCAAAAATTTACGTGGCCGGTCACCGTGGCCTGGTCGGCTCGGCCATGGTCCGCGAACTGGAAAAGAATGGCTTTTCCAACCTGATCACCAGAACCCGCTCCGAACTGGATCTGCTCAACCAGGAGCAGGTCGACACCTTCTTTGCTGAGATCCGTCCTGAGTTTGTTATAGACGCTGCGGCTAAAGTGGGAGGGATTTATGCCAATAACACCTATCCGGCAGACTTCATTTACGAGAACCTGAAAATCCAGAACAACATTATCCATGCCAGCCACGTAAATAATGTCAACAGACTGCTGTTTCTCGGCAGCTCCTGCATCTATCCGAAGCTGGCGCCCCAACCCATGAAGGAGGAATACCTCCTGACCGGGCCTCTTGAAGCGACCAACGATGCCTATGCTCTCGCCAAAATTGCCGGGATCAAGATGTGCGAGTCCTACAACCGGCAATATCACACCAGGTTCTTATCGGTCATGCCGACCAACCTCTACGGTCCGGGAGACAATTTCGACCTGGAAAACTCCCATGTCCTCCCGGCCCTGATCAGGAAGTTCCATGAGGCAAAAATCAGCGGGGAGAAAACGGTTACGGTCTGGGGCACGGGAAAAGCCCGCCGCGAATTCCTGCATGTCGATGATATGGCGAGAGGATGTATCCATCTTCTGGGGCTTGAAGAAGAAAAATTCACCGAGCTGATCACCCACCTCAAACCGACCATCATCAATCTCGGCACCGGAAAGGACACCACGATCCGGGACCTCGCTGAAACGGTTCAGAAGGTGGTTGGTTTTCAGGGGGAAATAGTCTTTGACCCCGGCAAGCCGGACGGGACACCCCAAAAGCTGCTCGACATCTCAAGAATATCCGCTCTTGGCTGGCAACCGGAAATACCCCTTGAGCAGGGGATCAAATCAACTTATGAGTGGTTTCTCGCCTCTCCGGAACTGAGGCTCTGA
- a CDS encoding PilZ domain-containing protein produces MEIEPVKDSRRFDRKKQIYDFVGRHCDSSGRARLFSGRTSDISLRGLGILIDSKDVPGEGDTVDVRIRVFDDEPPLKVVGFVCWRRNEESGERKKARLGIELTGMTDPVYSYRRWLEILTWN; encoded by the coding sequence GTGGAGATAGAACCGGTCAAAGACAGTCGTCGTTTTGACAGAAAGAAACAGATCTACGATTTTGTTGGCCGCCATTGTGACAGCAGCGGCAGAGCCCGGCTTTTCAGCGGACGGACCAGCGATATTTCCCTCAGGGGGCTTGGTATCCTGATCGACAGCAAGGATGTCCCGGGTGAAGGCGATACGGTTGATGTAAGGATCAGGGTGTTTGACGATGAACCACCCCTCAAGGTTGTGGGTTTTGTCTGCTGGCGCAGGAATGAAGAGAGTGGGGAAAGAAAGAAAGCCAGACTGGGTATTGAGTTGACCGGGATGACCGACCCGGTTTATTCCTACAGGCGCTGGCTTGAGATTCTTACCTGGAACTAG
- a CDS encoding VanZ family protein: MTRSRKHIFRLTILIAALTATFLLTHFLQRYVEIGQELLTNHDFSSNLEAWKTRPAGTGAINLESGNILHLSSEDTDNFISIWQDLPPQPVDSLLKLSAYIKVQDVVQGPKGWHKARLILDRRDSSGKGQKLPHHAASLDGTAGWKLYEEVFRMAPDTAKMSVKAELARSSGNMWVRKPGLKQVSISPLFTAIRPLVFILWAFVLAWMFHPYFTGKPGVIASTATLLVLSAILAGTLAPAVSKTQLQGTGKEVLISIGSKIDMIGKNLEEPGEEHPYDVYIKRTEIGKIGHFLLFGVFSFLLFTCGKTIPVATILADAGILAGTTELLQFFTEGRTPKLYDFGIDLGGILTGLLIFFLLFRNKRRSNWQLELPADI, from the coding sequence ATGACCCGCTCCCGCAAGCATATTTTTCGGCTCACGATTTTAATCGCCGCCCTCACGGCGACGTTCCTGCTCACCCATTTTCTGCAACGGTATGTAGAAATCGGCCAAGAACTTCTCACCAACCATGATTTCAGCAGCAACCTTGAGGCATGGAAAACCAGACCGGCGGGCACCGGAGCCATTAACCTTGAAAGCGGCAATATCCTGCATCTGAGTTCTGAAGATACCGACAACTTCATCTCCATCTGGCAGGATCTCCCCCCACAACCTGTTGACTCCCTCCTGAAGCTCTCGGCATATATAAAAGTCCAGGATGTCGTCCAAGGCCCGAAGGGTTGGCACAAGGCACGCCTGATTCTCGATCGCCGAGACAGTTCCGGGAAAGGACAGAAACTGCCTCATCATGCGGCGTCACTGGATGGTACGGCAGGCTGGAAACTCTATGAAGAGGTCTTCCGAATGGCTCCGGATACTGCAAAAATGTCGGTTAAAGCCGAGCTGGCAAGATCTTCCGGCAACATGTGGGTCCGCAAACCGGGCCTGAAACAGGTTTCGATAAGCCCCCTCTTCACCGCGATCAGGCCGCTCGTTTTCATCCTCTGGGCATTTGTCCTTGCCTGGATGTTCCATCCGTATTTTACGGGTAAACCGGGCGTGATTGCATCGACCGCCACCCTGCTCGTTCTGTCGGCCATTCTCGCCGGGACACTTGCCCCTGCCGTTTCAAAGACCCAACTTCAGGGAACGGGCAAGGAAGTGCTGATATCCATCGGTTCGAAAATCGACATGATCGGCAAAAACCTGGAAGAGCCCGGAGAAGAACATCCCTATGACGTGTATATCAAAAGAACTGAGATCGGCAAGATCGGCCATTTTCTGTTGTTCGGAGTTTTTTCTTTCCTGCTGTTCACCTGCGGAAAAACCATCCCCGTCGCCACCATTCTGGCAGACGCCGGGATCCTGGCCGGCACCACAGAACTCCTCCAATTCTTTACCGAAGGAAGAACTCCGAAACTCTATGACTTCGGTATTGATCTGGGCGGGATCCTGACCGGCCTGCTGATTTTCTTTTTGTTGTTCAGAAACAAG